One window of the Syntrophorhabdus sp. genome contains the following:
- a CDS encoding PAS domain S-box protein, protein MHDITKSGRSEDSLLERVRRFRAIFDHTFQFMGLLTPGGNVLEVNRAALAFAGVREEDVMGHKFWLTPWWSHSRQLMNTLRNAIKEAAGGRLMRFEATHLSPEGRPHHFDFSLKPVPDEDGKVSFLIAEGRDITDRKEAEEALRKREEELRFKTRNLEEANIALKALARHIEENRQELEKNIVLNLRTLVFPYIEKMQVSNLSIRQKMFMEIIEKNLNDVIAPFVRAIGHFGLTPTETHIAGLIRDGRKTKEIAESLHISRRAVEVHRYNIRKKLKINRSRHNLCAFLRSMGG, encoded by the coding sequence ATGCATGATATCACCAAAAGCGGGAGGTCGGAAGACTCCCTTCTCGAAAGGGTACGGAGATTCCGCGCGATATTTGACCACACGTTCCAGTTCATGGGCCTGTTGACGCCTGGCGGCAACGTGCTGGAGGTGAACAGGGCCGCGCTTGCCTTTGCCGGGGTTCGGGAAGAGGACGTGATGGGACACAAGTTCTGGCTGACGCCGTGGTGGTCCCATTCCAGGCAACTGATGAACACCCTGCGAAACGCGATAAAAGAGGCGGCAGGCGGCAGACTCATGCGCTTCGAGGCAACCCATCTGTCGCCGGAAGGCCGTCCCCACCATTTTGATTTCTCCCTGAAACCCGTGCCGGACGAGGACGGAAAGGTCTCCTTTCTCATCGCCGAGGGCCGCGACATAACGGACCGCAAGGAGGCAGAGGAAGCATTGAGAAAGAGAGAAGAGGAACTTCGGTTCAAGACGCGGAACCTGGAAGAGGCGAACATAGCCCTGAAGGCCCTCGCGAGACACATAGAGGAGAACAGGCAGGAACTGGAGAAGAACATCGTCCTCAATCTCAGAACGCTCGTCTTCCCGTACATCGAAAAGATGCAGGTGTCGAACCTCAGTATCAGGCAGAAGATGTTCATGGAGATCATCGAAAAGAACCTTAACGACGTGATCGCGCCCTTCGTAAGGGCCATCGGACATTTCGGCCTCACACCCACGGAGACGCATATCGCGGGCTTGATAAGGGATGGAAGGAAGACAAAGGAGATCGCGGAATCGCTCCACATATCCCGCCGGGCCGTCGAGGTCCACCGTTACAACATCAGGAAGAAGCTGAAGATAAACAGGAGCAGGCACAACCTGTGCGCCTTCCTGCGCTCCATGGGGGGTTGA
- a CDS encoding PAS domain S-box protein: protein MSEDHYRSLVDLSPDIIYRLDREGRILFISNAVRQLGYDPQELTGKPFDEIVHPDDRRKGPVHFVERRVGSRSMRRLEMRLVKKNKGIKDYSLAQVTVELTARGKWDVPDYDISTPRKHFLYSQGVARDVTERKRMEEERERLIVELKEALLKVRTLAGLLPICSSCKRIRDDEGRWQPLEDYIREHSEAEFTHTICPECAKKTYPNYFK, encoded by the coding sequence TTGAGCGAAGACCACTACCGTTCGCTCGTGGACCTGAGTCCCGATATCATCTATCGCCTGGACAGGGAAGGGCGGATACTCTTCATCTCCAACGCCGTCAGGCAGCTCGGCTACGACCCGCAGGAGCTCACGGGGAAGCCCTTCGACGAGATAGTCCACCCCGACGACCGCAGGAAGGGACCGGTCCATTTCGTGGAAAGACGTGTTGGCTCGAGGTCCATGCGGAGGCTGGAGATGCGCCTCGTCAAGAAGAACAAAGGGATAAAGGACTATTCCCTGGCACAGGTCACCGTCGAGCTCACCGCCCGCGGGAAATGGGACGTGCCCGATTACGACATATCGACTCCGCGGAAACATTTCCTTTACTCCCAGGGCGTTGCCCGGGACGTCACGGAGCGCAAGCGCATGGAGGAAGAACGGGAAAGACTTATCGTGGAGCTCAAAGAGGCCCTGCTCAAGGTCAGAACGTTGGCCGGCCTTCTGCCCATATGCAGTTCCTGCAAGAGGATCCGCGATGACGAGGGCCGCTGGCAGCCGCTGGAGGACTATATACGGGAGCATTCCGAGGCGGAGTTCACCCACACCATTTGTCCGGAATGCGCAAAG